The genomic segment GAACCGAACCGTGCTAACACGCgggctttgttttatttttgctcaAGAGAACCGAAGCGAACCGTCCTCACACGCAggactttgcttttctttcacatGAGCACACCGGACCAGACCGTTCTCACACACAggactttattttccttttgctctagcaaaccaaaccaaaccaaaccaaaccattttcACACACAGgactttgttttcctgttcagTTTCTAGCAAAATGAACCATTCTCACACGCAGGACTTAGTTTTCCTTTCACTCAAGCGAACCAAACAAACCATTCTCACACGCAGGACTTTGGTTTGGTTCAGTTTGCTAGGAACTGAACAGGAAAACATTCTCACACACAgcactttgttttccttttgctcaaGCAAACGAAACTGAACCAAACCAAACCGCTCTCACATGCTGgctttgctttcctgtttgGTTCCTagcaaaccaaaccattctcaCACACAGgacttcattttcctttcactcAAGTGAACCAAAGCGAACCAAACTGAACCATTCTCACACacaaggttttgttttcctttcactcAAGTGAACCAAAGTGAACCAAACTGAACCATTCTCACACacaaggttttgttttccttttgctcaaGCGAACCAAACTGAACCAAATCAAACCATTCTTACACACtgactttgtttccttttgcttGAGCACTTCAGACCAAACCAAACCGAACCGAACCATTCTCACACACAGGACTTTGTTTTCCTGAGTGAACCAAACCATTCTCAAACTTCAGGCTTTGTTTTCCCCTCCTGCTCACCCACACCTCACAGAATCCAAGCTCTGCAGAACTCCATGGATGCTCCCCTGAAAAATACTCCTGTTCTGGCAGGAACCATGTCTGAAGCTGCATTTCAGCAGGTAAAAACATCGAGTTTCATCACTGAGCtgctggaaaagctccaaggTAGGTAGGGCCTGAGAAGagcatcttttttttctcccccctctTGCAGACCATGTGTTTattgctggcagggacaggagatgGAGAGATAAGCAAAGGAATGTTCACACGGAGGCTCCTCTGAACGtgcctgggctgctcaggacactCAGGATGTGCCTGcacatcccccagccctggcagtgcaaGGGCCCAAGGAAAACCCAGAGGACAAACTCCTGGCCCACACTTGGGGCTGTGTTTCTCCCCTCACACAGAATTTTGGCACTGCTTCAGTTTGAAACTGAAGCAGCTCTGGAGGAAAAGCACACAGGGGAATGGTGCAAATAGGAAATGAGAGGCATTGGGGGAAATAACTGGAGTAATTCATCTTTAAGCTGCTTGAAAAGACAGCTGAAAAAGCTGAGCTCCACTCTCATGGCTTTGGAcaggccctgctcagccccagagACAACAATCCCCAAGTCCttgtccctgggctgtgcttttCCACTGTGACCTCAACTGCTCACTGATTTTCACAGTGCATCTTACCAGGACACTGAGGCAAATCCCATGGCTTCCCACTGTAAATATCAAAAGAACAAACTCTGGTTTATTAATCAATTAATTAGAACAAACACATTGATGGCTACCACAGGCCCACAGTGATTTGTTTCAACAAAGTGCTGAGCTGCAGTCAAAAGGAGGCTGGCACCAGCCTTTCTCCAAGGGAGATGGCTCCTCCTTCCTGAGCAAAGACTGTAACAATTATTCCATGAAATGGCTAACGTTTCCTCTGAAACTTGAATTTGTAAATAGCTGGTCCAGTCGTTGTttctttcttcacctttacTTTATGAGTTTtgtcctggaaaaaaaaaaaaaaaaagaacaagtaGAAATATTTGCTGTCATGCAAGGAGAAAAACCTCCACCCTCCACCCACACAAATCAGAGTCCTTGTCTGGgactataaaagaaaaatggtcactaaattataattttatctGCTCTTTTCCCCTTCAGGCTGTCAGGCACAATCTGCTTTGCTCACAAGCACCAGAGAACAGGAGTCCCATTGAGACAAGTAATTTCTGTGGTCATTTGGATTTTTAAGATCTTCTCATAACTTACAGAAATGGTTCCCTGCTTCTGACTCCTAGTGGCACTACTCTGGGCTCCTTGTGAACAGCATTTTACAGCTGAGTCTTTGTCCTTGCTGACAAGCAGATATAATTTACTGAAATGCTTCATCTCCTTGCTTTTTCCATATTAAAGAGGATTTCTTATCTTTAGGAGTTATCTGCAGGTGTCACTATAAAACCAGAATGAAGACACAAACACAACACATACAACACACACGATACCAGGTCTAATGAGCTGAACAGAACAGATCTGGAGAAGCAGAAGCAAATGCCTCACCAGAAGATCCTTGCGTGTCTGGATTTTCTGGGAGATGACAAACATGGCCTTCTCCCTCTCGATGCGCTGCCTCAGGAGGTCATACTGGTTCTTCCTCTGCTGGGCTAATTTctggaaacaaggaaaaaaagtttttaaacaGAGATGAACAAGACACTGTGGTCTAAATCCTATGAATTTCAATGTCAAATGCAAGAAAACATTTGACTCCCTAATGAAAATCTagaagagggaaaacaaaaatgaggAGAGACCAGAGACCAATTCCTGAAgtgctcagagcctgcagaggcCTCTCAAAATGCAACTTGTTGGGTCAAGTTTGCCTAATGAGAGTGGATAgctttcccagcacaggaacaatATTACTGCAGGTGTGATTTAAGTAATTAAATTAAGGAGAACAGATCCCAACATGCTTAAAATATGACTCAGACATTTAGGAGAAAACCAGTCAGCCTACGACTCGTCCAACTGCTTTACTGACAAGTCAAACTGAGACAGCTGGCAGGAGGAAAGGGACCACAGGGTGTTTATTATCTGACATCTGAGTCAGAAAAAACAGGTTAAAAATTTACCAGTCAACAGTTTTAAACAACTATTTTTATCTTAGACACAACTGACTCGTACTCAGAGGACTTTCCAACAGATCTGAATTACCTGAGCAGAATCTACAGCTGTAAAGCCAAGTGTAGCTACTTCTGTGATACTGAAAcatcagaatcaaagctgatTGCTAAAGCAATTCATGCTGAAGAATCATGAAACAGTTCAAATTAGGAAAGCCAGGAAGTGAGACTATGGTTTAAATGGCTTTAGGAAGGAAAGCGAGGAGACAAATCTCAAGTGACTTTGGGCTCAGAACCAAATTGAAAAATGCTGTAAGATCAGGAACACTGCAACAGAGACATCTGTGCTGGAATAAGCTTCTTCCCATTTACCTATTTCTTCCTATTTACCTATTTCTTCCTATTTACCTAATTCTTCCTATTCACCTAATTCTTCCTATTCACCTAATTCAGGAGTGCAAGGGGTTTTGGGGAAGTGTGAGGGGTGATTTAACAGTGGATGCTGAAAAAATTACACCTGAAACTGCAGCAGTCTGATGAAAAGATAGTCCAAGATAGTCACAGAGGTATATGTTCCTTTACAGAGGAGAAATATCTCAGTTTTGCAGGGACACTGCCTAATCAGATCCACAGCACTCTTTTCTGGCCTGTATATCACAAGTTATGGTGGTCTCCCACAGTGGACTGGGATGCAGTGCAAGAGTACTCTGTGTTAGTCCAGGAGAAGATGTGACTGCAGGCTCCAGGCACTCATGTGTGATTAAGTGACATCCACTACTGCCTTGTGTCACCAATAAAAGTTTTAAGAACACACTTTTGTTCACCTCCACAGTGGTGCAATCAATCCTTTTTAGTGCCTGTCATATAAAAGATGTAAAGCATGAAGGAGTGTGtagcacaaacagcagcagtacCTTTAGGTGGGCAGGATCAGTAGGTCCCTTCACTGCCTCTCTCTGCAGAGTTGCAATGGTTGGTCTGTTGTACACTCTATCCACCAGCTCAGGAACAgtgtccaggtgagcagcaaGGTCAAACTCCCGAACtattcatgaaaaaaaaaaaaaaaaagaataaactcCCATGGACTCCTTCAATAAGCAAATCTTCCAAACACATTGCTACAGCCAGCCACACAGCAGAAGTGATGCCTCAGCTAGTAACCAAGAGGGGCTTCTAGAGCAGCTGAATTTTTATTCCTAACAAATAAAAGTGTCTTTCTTTTATGAACAGGCGACAGAACAAGGTCAGGGCTCACCTTCCCGCTCCGTGTCCACGAAGAAGAGGTGCTGGCCCGCGGCGCTCCCCGCGGCGTCCAGCAGGTGGAGCTCTGCCTTCAGGCGCTCGATTTTCTGCGGAAAGTCCAAGTTTGGCCAAATTCGGAATGAGTAAAATCAAGTCTCCCCCCTCAAGAGGACGTTTCTGTCTGTTCCTCGGGGTTACAAATAGATGaattcctccttccttttttcatcTCTGAAAACACATCTAGTGTATATTTATGTCTTCACAACCTTTCCAGACAGAGGGTCACAGTGATTCCTGCAGTTTCCCAGGCAAAGTGCACATATTCACCTCCAAAACTGAGCCCTCTGTTTGGCAAAAGGGAATGACTGCCATGGAACCACCAGCAAAAGCATGAAGGAAAAAGCTGGCTTTGCTTTTTTATCCCCAGTGAGAATTTGATGCTGTTTTGTCCATCGACATCAAAGCATACAACATCTTCAGAAgagaattcttttttttgtggattGCCAGCCTACCATATTCCAAAAACCCACTCCAGATTATTCTCCTCAGCTCAGAAACCTTCTCATAGTCTGAGTTAGTTCACAGTTCTCTCAAGTAACAAGTGTTTTCCCCTGtatcagcactggtgaggctgcaccttgagtgctgtgtccagttctgggcccctcagtttaggaaggacattgagagGCTCAAAtgtgtccagagaagagcagcaaggctggtgaagggtctgggaCATAAATCCTATGGAGAatggctgtgggagctgccatTCTTCACAGAATGAAGAATTCATTCTTCATTCCATGAGGAAtttttagcctggagaaaaggaggctcaggggagacctgatcactctacaactccctgaaaggtggctgcagccagctgggggTTGGCCTCTTCTTCCAGGCAACCACTGACACAACCAGAGGAGCTTaagctgtgccagaggaggtttaggctggacaCTAGGGAAAAAATCTCTGGGTACTGTAATGAGCTACCCTGGGAGGTGGGGGAATCATcaccctggaggtgtttaaaaaaTACTGGATGTGAtgctcagtgccatggtctgctTTTCAAGGTGGTGTTAGGTCATAGGGtgaacttgatgatctcagaggtctttttcaACACAGCACCAATAAGAACAACACAGTAAAAACCAATTCTGAGCAAACTAGAAGACACTAAAAATGCGAGTTATTACCTTGGCTTCTGCAACTCTTTTCATTTCTACGTATTTAATATCCTGTGTCCTCATCAGTTTCATCTGCTCCGGGGTAATTTCATCCTTTGGCTGCTTTATGACATGGACTCCATCCTACAAGCAGACAAACACAGCACTTAGAGTCAGCCCATCCCAcctggagagcactgtggggcCTGCTAAGAGCAGAACTTTGTCCTTCATTTTCTTCAAAGCCTTCTACAAGAACCAAActaatttttctcatttacCTATTAAGTCATAAATTTAAATCAAAACAAggtaggagggaaaaaaacgTTACTTGGAGCAACAAAGTGTAATCCTGCTTGAAGGCAGTGGAGGCTCTCACCTTGACCTCTGAACGTATCATTTTGAAGTAGAACTCATCGGGGTTCTTGTCCAGAGCTTTCTTCTGCAGCGCCCTGAGagcattttgctttttgtggTAGTCACTGGGGAGGATAAAACCAACAATCAGGAGTTGTTCAGCAGCTTCTCTGTGTTCATCTCTGCTGGGGCATTGAGTCTTTCCCAGCGAGGCTCAGAGCTCGGACACAGCCTGTTCCTGTTGCTGTCCCAGGAATTCGGGCAGGACAAGGCCCTGCAAAAGCACAGCCATGGCAAGGGCAGTAGTGTGATATCATACCTGCTTAAAATCACTTCATAGTAAAATAATGGGTTATTAGCAGCATATAACCCCAAAGGAGGCGCAGTTTTAAGTTACTCAAATCCACGTTCTTTAAATACTCCGATACTTTTCTAAGGAGAGGGAGACTTGGCATGATCCCAACTCAAAGGCACCAGGGACCCCACAAGGAGCAGAGTATTCCGGAGTCAGTGTCACAACCTGGCCAAGCAGGATGGGTTCTGCATTCCTCAGGGGGAACCCTCTGGACGGGGGGGGTCACCCAGCCAGCGCCGCCCTTCCCCGGGGGCCGCACTCACCGGGCACGGAGCCGGtaatccttcttcttctccagcAAGCCCAGCTTCGTCCGGGCGGCGGGCTACGGGAGAGACGGGGAGAGAGTGTCAGGGGGCGAGGGAGAGACGGGGAGCATGAGGGGGAGACAGCGAGATGGCGAGCGTGACGGGGAGAGAGCGCTGAGGGCCCAGCACGGAGGGCCCGGCGGAGAGGGAGCGCGCATGGCTCCGCTAGGGgcccggcggggcccggcctggctcggctcggctcggctcacATACCTGGGCCCGCTCGCGGTGCGGGCGCTGCCGCGCCTTGGCGGCTTTCCTGAAGGCGGCCGACATGgctgcggcggcggctccgAGCGCCGGGCCCGGGAACGCGCGTCCACACGCGGGGCGCGCGCCGGAACAGGCGGGGCCCGGGGTCAGCGGTCAGAGGCCGCGCGCGCCCCCGCCAGGAGGCGCCGTGTCCATGGCGACGGCGGGAACGCGCGCGCGGCCCcgagcgcggccccgccgggaCCCCCGGGCATGGGCGGGCATGGGCGGGCCCGGTCACCGCCACCACCGCCGCCGGGACAGCCCCGCGGGACGAGCGCCGCCGGTCCCCTTTCCGCCGCCGCCTGGAGCTGTCCCGCGGAGCTGCCGTTcccgccggagccgccgcctCGGGACGGGGCTCATCCCGCTGCCGGCCGCACGGGGAGCATCGCTGCGGGACCGGCCCCCTGCCCGCGCTGCAGCGCCTCCCGCCGCCCGAGCGCCGTGCTGGGCGGGCACCGGCCCCgggccgcccccggccccgccccgggccgggctccgCGCTCGCGGCTGAGGAGCAgcgccgagccgagccgggtCTGCCCAGCGCCGGGGCACCGAGAGCGGCAGCGCGGCCCCGCCACGCCGAGCAGGTGGGtcgcgccgggccgggccgggtcAGATGAAGAAGCGCTGCCCGCTGTGGCCCCGCTGCCCCgggcgggacgggacgggacgggcgGTGGCGGGGGTGCCCCGGGGGGCTCAAGGGAAGGCACCGTGTCCCCGGTGCCCTCTGGGGTCCGGGCATCCCCCGCCGGGATCACGGTGGCGGGACAGGGACGTGGCTCGCCGGAGGGCTCGGTCCGCAGCACGATGCGCACCGCTTTCCACAAGCAGAAAACCGCAGTCTTGGGCCGTGCCCCTTTGCCAGAAGTTGAGA from the Melospiza georgiana isolate bMelGeo1 chromosome 24, bMelGeo1.pri, whole genome shotgun sequence genome contains:
- the UTP11 gene encoding probable U3 small nucleolar RNA-associated protein 11, with amino-acid sequence MSAAFRKAAKARQRPHRERAQPAARTKLGLLEKKKDYRLRARDYHKKQNALRALQKKALDKNPDEFYFKMIRSEVKDGVHVIKQPKDEITPEQMKLMRTQDIKYVEMKRVAEAKKIERLKAELHLLDAAGSAAGQHLFFVDTEREVREFDLAAHLDTVPELVDRVYNRPTIATLQREAVKGPTDPAHLKKLAQQRKNQYDLLRQRIEREKAMFVISQKIQTRKDLLDKTHKVKVKKETTTGPAIYKFKFQRKR